The Microbacterium luteum genome includes a region encoding these proteins:
- a CDS encoding DUF6412 domain-containing protein, producing MIDALTSFLQVLLFSSTLVGASAAGSAPMWALVLAAVVVIVLLRAAGSPRSIRASLARPARAIGVSATVAQSDPDAAGHPRSRAPGIAASAA from the coding sequence ATGATCGACGCTCTGACGTCCTTCCTGCAGGTCCTGCTCTTTTCTTCGACTCTGGTCGGCGCGTCCGCTGCCGGCTCGGCACCGATGTGGGCACTGGTCTTGGCGGCGGTCGTCGTCATCGTTCTGCTGCGAGCCGCGGGTTCGCCCCGATCGATCCGAGCCTCCCTGGCCCGTCCGGCTCGGGCCATCGGCGTCTCGGCGACGGTGGCGCAGAGTGACCCGGATGCGGCGGGCCATCCGCGTTCGCGCGCTCCGGGGATCGCGGCTTCGGCCGCGTAA
- a CDS encoding MarR family winged helix-turn-helix transcriptional regulator has translation MREDETRRAQHLALTLHRATALVDRVADAYLRPAHGIGISAFAALVTIDALQPARQSEIARGLDISRAAVTQQLGGLSTRGLIAIEPDAADSRAKLVRLTPAGRRLLAAAWESLASQDDGVEDGVDLDALQSALDTLIANATRYLDGVEATR, from the coding sequence ATGAGAGAGGACGAAACCCGACGGGCGCAACACCTTGCGCTGACTCTTCACCGCGCCACAGCGCTCGTGGACCGCGTCGCCGACGCATACCTCCGCCCCGCTCATGGCATCGGCATCTCGGCATTCGCTGCGCTTGTCACGATCGACGCCCTTCAGCCGGCGCGACAGAGCGAGATCGCGCGGGGGCTCGACATCTCACGCGCGGCCGTGACCCAGCAGCTCGGCGGCCTCTCCACGCGAGGACTCATCGCGATCGAACCGGATGCCGCGGACAGCCGTGCCAAGCTCGTGCGCCTGACGCCTGCCGGTAGACGACTGCTCGCTGCCGCCTGGGAGAGCCTGGCCAGCCAAGACGACGGCGTGGAGGACGGAGTCGACCTCGACGCGCTGCAGTCGGCGCTGGACACTCTGATCGCGAATGCCACCCGCTACCTCGATGGCGTGGAGGCGACGCGATGA
- a CDS encoding TetR/AcrR family transcriptional regulator C-terminal domain-containing protein encodes MADRLSRRDVIHAALALLDRGGADAITLRGIARHLDVHLNSVSLQVGSKARLFDLMADAILGELSFDDLPHPPIDRVKEIFRRYRQVLLNHRDGAHLVSGTRVSETNTLRLGEAVIAALLDAGVDPDLAVTTFWSLNYLVVGLVHEEQTTPEDGAHRFEQELAAHSFPALTSVRDLFLDDNAAAHLEFGMDALLHRARHLD; translated from the coding sequence GTGGCCGACCGACTATCCCGCCGCGACGTCATCCACGCCGCCTTGGCCCTGCTCGATCGCGGCGGGGCGGACGCCATCACCCTCCGTGGGATCGCCCGACATCTCGACGTTCACCTCAACTCGGTGTCGCTGCAGGTGGGGAGCAAAGCGCGCCTCTTCGACCTGATGGCAGACGCCATTCTCGGCGAGCTCTCCTTCGACGACCTCCCACACCCGCCGATCGACCGGGTCAAAGAGATCTTCCGCCGCTACCGCCAGGTCCTTCTGAACCACCGCGACGGCGCACATCTCGTCTCGGGTACGAGGGTCTCCGAAACCAACACCCTGCGGCTAGGGGAGGCGGTGATTGCCGCGCTGCTCGATGCCGGCGTCGACCCCGACCTCGCCGTCACCACCTTCTGGAGCCTCAACTACCTCGTGGTCGGACTCGTCCACGAAGAACAGACCACCCCCGAGGACGGCGCCCACCGCTTCGAGCAGGAACTCGCCGCACATTCGTTCCCCGCACTCACCAGCGTCCGCGATCTCTTCCTCGACGACAACGCCGCCGCACACCTTGAATTCGGCATGGACGCGCTCCTGCACCGCGCCCGCCACCTCGACTGA
- a CDS encoding AAA family ATPase — MRIVVSGTHASGKSTLVSDFALRHPEFVVLPDPFELVDEAWDSPSAVLFAAQLRLSAARLHPNGTTESLIAERGPIDFLAYLLALDELNRAAASRELIEQSIDITREAMRHVDLLVVLPLDTGAGIFAPADEDLPLREVMNDVLLDLAADEEIAGAAMNVVEVTGGRNQRRAALEELITPAPPHP; from the coding sequence ATGCGGATCGTCGTTTCCGGGACCCATGCGAGCGGGAAGAGCACGCTCGTGTCCGACTTCGCGCTTCGCCACCCGGAGTTCGTCGTGCTCCCAGATCCATTCGAGCTGGTCGACGAGGCCTGGGACAGCCCGAGTGCCGTGTTGTTCGCCGCCCAACTGCGCCTGTCGGCCGCGCGGCTCCATCCGAACGGGACCACGGAAAGCCTCATCGCCGAGCGCGGCCCGATCGACTTCCTCGCCTACCTGCTGGCGCTGGATGAACTCAACAGAGCAGCTGCTTCGCGGGAGCTCATCGAACAGTCGATCGACATCACCCGGGAGGCGATGCGACATGTTGATCTCCTCGTCGTCCTGCCTCTCGATACCGGCGCCGGAATCTTCGCTCCTGCCGACGAGGACCTTCCGTTGCGCGAGGTGATGAACGACGTGCTGCTGGATCTCGCCGCCGATGAAGAGATCGCCGGCGCCGCCATGAACGTCGTCGAGGTTACCGGCGGTCGGAACCAGAGACGCGCAGCCCTTGAGGAACTCATAACCCCGGCGCCCCCTCACCCCTGA
- a CDS encoding DUF2255 family protein has translation MTWTADELRELDRAHEVRVAGRRVDGSSRTLTIVWHVVVDDTLYLRSVKGPAGEWYKGVARHFEGFLRWGSTTREVTYTLDSSQDAAIDAAYFAKYGTGSPSQAITSPAAKQTTLRVVPR, from the coding sequence GTGACCTGGACCGCTGACGAACTGCGCGAACTCGACCGCGCCCATGAAGTGCGCGTCGCGGGGCGCCGCGTCGACGGGTCGTCGCGCACCCTCACGATCGTGTGGCACGTCGTCGTCGACGACACCCTCTACCTGCGGTCCGTGAAGGGCCCCGCTGGCGAGTGGTACAAGGGCGTCGCCCGGCACTTCGAAGGATTCCTCCGATGGGGATCGACCACACGCGAGGTGACCTACACGCTCGATTCCTCACAGGATGCCGCGATCGACGCCGCTTACTTCGCCAAGTACGGCACCGGTTCCCCCAGTCAGGCCATCACCAGCCCCGCCGCGAAGCAGACCACACTCCGGGTCGTTCCGCGCTGA
- a CDS encoding aldo/keto reductase, translating into MSALGLGVFQSAPEQTAAAVETALQVGYRHIDTAAAYANERQVGEGIRRSGIDRADVFIETKVWPSDYGYDETLHAWEKSTRKLGVEQLDLLILHQQAANLFDRTIAAYRALETLLADGRVRAIGVSNFTPAAIDRLMDAATVVPAVNQIELHPYHSQPATQKADAALGIVTQAWSPIGGITFYPGPWGDERRNVMQDDTIAAIAAAHGKTPAQVMIRWHLQQGRSAIPKSTNPGRIAENFDVFDFDLASDELARIDALDTGRESGPDPDREFGEKTLFPIPED; encoded by the coding sequence ATGTCCGCACTCGGGCTCGGCGTGTTCCAAAGTGCACCCGAACAGACCGCTGCGGCCGTCGAGACGGCACTGCAGGTCGGCTACCGGCACATCGACACCGCCGCGGCCTACGCCAACGAGCGGCAGGTGGGCGAAGGCATCCGACGCTCCGGGATCGACCGCGCAGACGTCTTCATCGAGACCAAGGTGTGGCCATCCGACTACGGGTACGACGAGACCCTGCACGCGTGGGAGAAGTCCACCCGCAAGCTGGGCGTCGAGCAGCTGGACCTGCTCATCCTGCACCAGCAGGCCGCCAACCTCTTCGACCGCACGATCGCCGCTTACAGGGCGCTCGAGACGCTGCTCGCCGACGGGCGAGTACGGGCGATCGGCGTGAGCAACTTCACCCCCGCCGCGATCGACAGACTGATGGATGCCGCAACGGTCGTACCGGCGGTGAACCAGATCGAACTGCACCCGTATCACTCGCAGCCTGCCACGCAGAAGGCGGATGCGGCGCTGGGCATCGTGACCCAGGCCTGGTCGCCGATCGGCGGCATCACCTTCTACCCCGGCCCGTGGGGTGATGAGCGCCGCAACGTGATGCAGGACGACACCATCGCCGCGATCGCGGCCGCGCACGGCAAGACGCCCGCACAGGTGATGATCCGCTGGCACCTGCAACAGGGTCGTTCGGCGATCCCGAAATCCACGAACCCGGGTCGGATCGCCGAGAACTTCGACGTCTTCGACTTCGACCTCGCGTCTGACGAGCTCGCCCGCATCGACGCGCTCGACACGGGCCGCGAGAGCGGTCCTGACCCCGACCGTGAGTTCGGCGAAAAGACGCTGTTCCCGATCCCCGAAGACTGA
- a CDS encoding aldo/keto reductase, translating into MKYRSLGRTGVQVRPLCLGTMMFGPWGNDDEADAIRVIHRALEEGINFVDTADVYSAGRSEEITGKALKGRRDDVVLATKFFMPMDADDPNRRGGSRRWIIREVENSLRRLDTDYIDLYQVHRPDPHVDIEETLGALSDLVHQGKVRYIGSSSFSGSQIVEAQWASRDRNLERFITEQPPYSILVRGIEEDVLATVQRYGMGTLVYSPLAGGWLSGRWRKDAVGKPTSAARPGVRFDMSLPENQRKLDIVEELASLAEANGMTLIEMSIAWAINHPGVTAAIVGPRTMEQLESYLPAVERTLPSEILDRIDELVAPGVTINPGDNSYGAHELLPHARRR; encoded by the coding sequence GTGAAGTACCGCTCGCTTGGCCGCACCGGTGTGCAGGTCAGGCCACTGTGCCTCGGCACCATGATGTTCGGCCCCTGGGGCAACGACGATGAGGCGGATGCGATCCGCGTCATCCATCGCGCGCTCGAGGAGGGCATCAACTTCGTCGACACCGCCGACGTCTACTCCGCCGGTCGGTCGGAGGAGATCACCGGCAAGGCGCTGAAGGGCCGTCGCGACGACGTCGTGCTCGCGACGAAGTTCTTCATGCCGATGGACGCCGACGACCCGAACCGTCGCGGGGGATCACGGCGGTGGATCATCCGCGAGGTCGAGAACTCGCTGCGTCGTCTCGACACCGACTACATCGATCTGTACCAGGTGCACCGCCCCGACCCGCATGTCGACATCGAGGAGACTCTCGGCGCGCTCAGCGATCTCGTGCACCAGGGCAAGGTGCGCTACATCGGCTCGTCGTCGTTCTCCGGTTCGCAGATCGTCGAAGCCCAGTGGGCGTCCCGCGACCGCAACCTCGAGCGGTTCATCACCGAGCAGCCGCCTTACTCGATCCTCGTCCGCGGGATCGAAGAGGACGTGCTCGCGACCGTGCAGCGTTACGGCATGGGCACGCTCGTCTACAGTCCGCTCGCCGGCGGATGGCTGTCCGGACGGTGGCGCAAGGATGCCGTCGGCAAGCCGACCTCGGCCGCCCGGCCGGGCGTGCGGTTCGACATGAGCCTGCCCGAGAACCAACGCAAACTCGACATCGTCGAGGAGCTCGCCAGCCTTGCCGAAGCGAACGGGATGACGTTGATCGAGATGTCGATCGCCTGGGCGATCAACCACCCCGGCGTCACCGCGGCGATTGTCGGACCACGCACGATGGAGCAGCTCGAGTCCTACCTCCCCGCGGTCGAGCGCACCCTGCCGAGCGAGATCCTCGACCGGATCGACGAACTCGTCGCCCCGGGCGTCACGATCAACCCCGGTGACAACAGCTACGGTGCGCACGAACTGCTGCCGCACGCGCGCCGTCGCTGA
- a CDS encoding ArsR/SmtB family transcription factor: MNADNVTCGRDPDSLYVELAVEVFAMLADATRVRIILALEGAGELSVNHIADIVDKSPAAVSQHLAKLRLARMVTTRQDGTRVFYALADEHARQLVTDAIFQAEHSLGGAAPHHHAGADASRPVAP; the protein is encoded by the coding sequence ATGAATGCAGATAACGTGACATGCGGCCGCGACCCCGACAGCCTCTACGTAGAGCTCGCCGTCGAGGTCTTCGCGATGCTCGCTGACGCCACCCGCGTGCGGATCATCCTCGCGCTCGAGGGAGCCGGGGAGTTGTCCGTGAACCACATCGCCGACATCGTCGACAAGTCACCCGCCGCCGTCTCCCAGCATCTCGCCAAGCTGCGCCTGGCCCGTATGGTCACCACCCGACAAGACGGCACCCGCGTGTTCTACGCCCTCGCCGACGAACACGCGCGCCAGCTGGTCACGGACGCGATCTTCCAAGCCGAGCACTCCCTCGGTGGCGCCGCCCCGCACCACCACGCCGGAGCCGACGCCAGCCGCCCTGTGGCGCCATGA
- a CDS encoding helix-turn-helix transcriptional regulator, whose protein sequence is MGDMRAEVKEFLATRRGRLTPEQAGLPVYGGNRRVTGLRREEVAMLAGVSVDYYVRLERGNLAGASESVLDSLATALQLDDAERQYLFDLARAAGPAARRKRKSATVVRPAVQQVLDAMADAPAWVRNARHDIIATNTLGRALYSPVFDDPHRPVNTTRFAYLNPTAKEFWRDYDQILHDAASMLRMEAGRNPHDPDLIQLVGELSTRSETFRERWASRDVKFHRTGVKRLHHPVVGDLDLNYESMELPGEPGLFLNVYTAPADSPSADALRMLASWAATREGTPTTTQEKTR, encoded by the coding sequence ATGGGAGACATGCGAGCCGAGGTCAAGGAGTTCCTCGCCACCCGCCGTGGCCGGCTCACGCCGGAGCAGGCGGGGCTGCCGGTCTACGGCGGCAACCGTCGCGTCACGGGGCTGCGCCGTGAAGAGGTCGCGATGCTCGCCGGGGTGTCGGTCGACTATTACGTACGCCTCGAGCGAGGCAACCTCGCCGGCGCCTCCGAGAGTGTGCTCGACTCGCTCGCGACCGCGCTGCAGCTCGACGACGCCGAGCGGCAGTACCTGTTCGACCTCGCCCGCGCCGCCGGACCAGCCGCGCGCCGCAAACGGAAGTCGGCGACCGTCGTGCGGCCCGCCGTGCAGCAAGTGCTCGACGCGATGGCCGACGCGCCCGCGTGGGTGCGCAACGCTCGACACGACATCATCGCGACGAACACCCTCGGCCGCGCGCTCTACTCACCGGTGTTCGACGACCCGCACCGTCCCGTCAACACCACCCGATTCGCCTACCTCAACCCGACCGCGAAGGAGTTCTGGCGCGACTACGACCAGATCCTGCACGACGCGGCATCCATGCTCCGAATGGAAGCCGGCCGCAACCCCCACGACCCCGACCTCATCCAACTCGTGGGAGAACTGTCGACCCGCAGCGAGACATTCCGCGAGCGATGGGCGTCGCGCGACGTGAAGTTCCACCGCACCGGCGTCAAGCGGCTGCATCACCCCGTGGTCGGCGACCTCGACCTCAACTACGAATCGATGGAACTCCCCGGCGAACCCGGACTCTTCCTCAACGTCTACACCGCTCCCGCCGACTCACCGTCGGCCGACGCGCTTCGGATGCTGGCGTCCTGGGCCGCCACCCGCGAGGGCACTCCCACGACCACACAGGAGAAGACACGGTGA
- a CDS encoding MFS transporter: MITVLRNGTYRALFFAQVIALVGTGLLTVALGLLAFEIAGDAAGSVLGTALTIKMVAYVGVAPLVAALVDRLPKKAVLVGADAVRLAIAFTLPFVQDTWQIYVLVFVLQSASATFTPAFQSLIPSVLPDPQQYTRALALSRLAYDLDSILSPVIAAALLAVISYNNLFVGTAVGFAASATLVLIARLPAHVPDASTGTFWERLPTGLRVFARTPSLRFLMAANVVVAAGTAIVLVNSVVYTKGVFDLDDTALALALGAYGVGSLIIALNVPWIVDRIGVLCAMSIGAWTLVSGLIAAIAMTIIATTTGEGWWMLLATWALLGASTSLINTPSSRLLADASTPANRNLVYTAQFALSHGCFLVSYPIAGWLGVIGLPIAASALLGFAIVGVTALAVLYKPAGTVVTTL; the protein is encoded by the coding sequence ATGATCACCGTCTTACGCAACGGCACCTACCGGGCGCTGTTCTTCGCCCAGGTCATCGCCCTTGTCGGCACCGGCCTGCTCACCGTTGCCCTCGGACTGCTCGCGTTCGAGATCGCCGGAGATGCCGCCGGATCGGTGCTCGGCACCGCGTTGACGATCAAGATGGTCGCCTACGTCGGCGTCGCACCCCTGGTTGCAGCGCTCGTGGACAGGCTCCCCAAGAAGGCCGTTCTGGTCGGCGCCGACGCCGTTCGACTCGCGATCGCGTTCACCCTGCCCTTCGTCCAGGACACCTGGCAGATCTACGTGCTCGTGTTCGTGCTGCAGTCCGCGTCCGCGACCTTCACCCCCGCCTTCCAATCACTCATCCCGAGCGTGCTGCCCGACCCCCAGCAGTACACTCGTGCCCTCGCGCTGTCACGCCTCGCCTACGATCTCGACTCGATCCTCAGCCCCGTCATCGCCGCAGCCCTACTTGCCGTGATCAGCTACAACAACCTGTTCGTGGGCACCGCCGTCGGCTTCGCCGCCTCCGCCACCCTCGTCCTCATCGCCCGCCTTCCCGCACACGTACCCGATGCGTCCACCGGCACGTTCTGGGAGCGGCTGCCAACCGGGCTGCGCGTGTTCGCCCGCACGCCCAGCCTCCGCTTCCTGATGGCCGCCAACGTGGTCGTCGCGGCCGGCACCGCTATCGTCCTGGTCAACTCCGTCGTCTACACCAAAGGCGTGTTCGACCTGGATGACACCGCCCTCGCCCTCGCCCTCGGCGCGTATGGGGTCGGTTCCCTGATCATTGCCCTCAACGTCCCGTGGATCGTCGACCGCATCGGTGTCTTGTGCGCCATGAGCATCGGTGCCTGGACGCTTGTTTCGGGTCTGATCGCGGCCATCGCGATGACGATTATCGCCACGACCACGGGAGAGGGCTGGTGGATGCTGCTTGCCACCTGGGCGTTGCTCGGTGCCAGTACCTCGCTGATTAACACCCCTTCGTCACGGCTTCTAGCCGACGCGTCCACCCCCGCTAACCGCAACCTGGTATACACCGCACAATTCGCACTTTCGCACGGCTGCTTTCTGGTTAGCTACCCGATCGCGGGCTGGCTCGGTGTCATTGGACTGCCCATCGCGGCTAGCGCGCTGCTCGGATTCGCCATCGTCGGCGTTACCGCCTTGGCTGTGCTGTACAAACCAGCAGGTACCGTCGTCACCACTCTGTAA
- a CDS encoding IS256 family transposase produces the protein MALDQSALLELLGELKLTGTTDRIRAATERLYQELIDAETAAFIGAAPYERTSERTTTRNGSRPRVLSTTAGDLELRIPKLRQGSFFPSLLERRRRVDQALFAVVMEAYLHGVSTRKVDDLVKALGADTGISKSEVSRICQGLDAEVASFRDRSLSDIAYPYVFLDATYCKVRIDHRVVSQAVVVAIGVAADGRRVVLGFDVGDSETEEFWKQFLRSLKTRGLGGVKLVISDAHAGLKKAAATVLQGAAWQRCRVHFMRNVLTALPKGRQEMVASVIRTIFAQPDAEHIDAQFDEVVRMIERVHPKTAVMLTDARDDILAFKAFPARHWRQIWSTNPLERLNREIKRRTDVVGVFPNNAALLRLAGSVLVEQHDEWEAADRRYFSEASMTELTATTPTIDEAVILPEITAA, from the coding sequence ATGGCTCTTGACCAGTCTGCCCTCCTCGAGCTGCTCGGGGAACTGAAGCTCACCGGCACCACCGACCGCATCCGAGCCGCGACCGAGCGGCTCTACCAGGAGCTGATCGACGCGGAGACAGCCGCATTCATCGGCGCCGCCCCCTACGAGCGCACGAGCGAGCGCACGACTACCCGCAACGGTTCCCGGCCGCGGGTGCTGTCGACCACGGCTGGGGATCTGGAGTTGCGGATCCCGAAGTTGCGGCAGGGGTCGTTCTTCCCGTCGCTGCTGGAGCGGCGCCGCCGGGTCGACCAAGCCTTGTTCGCGGTCGTGATGGAGGCCTACCTCCACGGCGTCTCAACCCGGAAGGTCGATGACCTCGTCAAAGCGCTCGGCGCTGACACTGGCATCTCGAAGTCCGAGGTGTCCCGCATCTGCCAAGGGCTCGACGCCGAGGTCGCATCGTTCCGCGACCGCTCGCTGTCTGACATCGCCTACCCCTACGTGTTCCTCGACGCGACCTACTGCAAGGTCCGCATCGACCACCGTGTCGTGTCCCAGGCGGTCGTCGTCGCGATCGGCGTCGCCGCTGACGGGCGGCGGGTCGTGCTGGGCTTCGATGTCGGAGACAGCGAGACCGAGGAGTTCTGGAAGCAGTTCCTGCGCTCGTTGAAGACACGAGGTCTGGGCGGGGTGAAGCTGGTGATCTCCGACGCCCACGCCGGACTGAAGAAGGCCGCAGCGACCGTGTTGCAGGGCGCCGCCTGGCAGCGCTGCCGCGTCCACTTCATGCGCAACGTCCTGACCGCCCTCCCGAAGGGCCGGCAGGAGATGGTCGCCAGCGTGATCCGCACGATCTTCGCCCAACCCGACGCCGAGCACATCGATGCCCAGTTCGACGAAGTCGTGCGCATGATCGAGCGCGTCCACCCCAAGACCGCCGTGATGCTCACCGACGCCCGTGACGACATCCTCGCGTTCAAAGCGTTCCCCGCCCGGCATTGGCGACAGATCTGGTCCACGAACCCGCTGGAACGCCTCAATCGGGAGATCAAGCGCCGCACCGACGTCGTTGGCGTGTTCCCGAACAACGCCGCCCTGCTCCGCCTGGCCGGCTCCGTCCTCGTCGAGCAACACGACGAATGGGAAGCCGCCGACCGCCGCTACTTCTCCGAAGCCTCCATGACCGAGCTCACCGCGACCACCCCCACCATCGACGAGGCGGTGATACTCCCCGAGATCACCGCCGCCTAA
- a CDS encoding YidC/Oxa1 family membrane protein insertase codes for MDLFSFPPLSATLDAAYAVMMGLASLLQPVTGGLSAAVAVVILTLVVRTILIPTGVAQAKADQTRARLAPKLQALQRRHRNDRERLQRETMKLYADENASPFAGCAPVLIQAPIVGIIYALFLHNAIAGHPNELLTEDLFGVPLGASLIGSIGSGSLTLPAVAVFGIVILVIAAVAELTRRLLRPDPSASTSTPGGEGMLRMAGLLQFGTAVAAMLVPLAAGLYLLVTVAWSLGQRLILRRRFPLEPSSHRS; via the coding sequence ATGGACCTCTTCTCCTTCCCACCCCTCTCGGCCACCCTCGACGCGGCATACGCCGTGATGATGGGGTTGGCGTCACTGCTGCAACCGGTCACGGGCGGGCTATCCGCCGCCGTCGCCGTCGTCATCCTCACGCTCGTGGTGCGGACGATCCTGATCCCCACGGGTGTCGCGCAGGCCAAAGCCGATCAGACACGCGCGCGTCTGGCACCGAAGCTCCAGGCGCTGCAACGCCGACACAGGAACGACCGCGAGCGGCTGCAACGCGAGACGATGAAGCTCTACGCCGACGAGAACGCTTCCCCGTTCGCCGGGTGCGCCCCGGTGCTCATTCAGGCGCCGATCGTCGGAATCATCTACGCGCTGTTCCTGCACAACGCCATCGCCGGTCACCCCAACGAGCTGCTCACCGAAGACCTCTTCGGCGTCCCGCTCGGCGCGAGCCTCATCGGATCGATTGGAAGCGGATCACTGACGCTACCGGCCGTCGCCGTCTTCGGCATCGTGATCCTGGTGATCGCGGCGGTTGCCGAGCTCACCCGCCGGCTGCTGCGCCCGGATCCGTCGGCGTCGACGTCGACACCGGGCGGCGAGGGGATGCTGCGCATGGCAGGCCTCCTGCAGTTCGGCACCGCCGTCGCGGCGATGCTCGTTCCGCTCGCCGCCGGCCTCTACCTTCTCGTCACGGTCGCGTGGAGCCTCGGCCAAAGACTCATCCTGCGCCGCAGGTTTCCCCTCGAGCCTTCCAGCCATCGGAGTTAG
- a CDS encoding zinc-binding dehydrogenase → MKATLMYGAGDVRIENVADPIIQFPTDAIVRTTRTCICGSDLHPYHSMAASEHGTSMGHELIGVVEEIGAEVRTVKKGDFVIVPFAFSDNTCVFCREGLHTACRNGGWYGTPAAAGLQAEYGRVPQADGSLVVVPGVDPDTVDEGLLASLLTLSDVYLTGYHAAFMADVKPGQSVTVIGDGAVGLGAVLAAKQMGAERIILMGRHTVRTDLGIEFGATDVVAERGGEGVAKVMDLTDGEGSHAVLEAVGHMPAYEQAYGIVRPGGVISRVGVPQYEKAGVGFGSLFGKNARLAGGPAPVRAYLEPAIQQVLDGVINPGLVFDRTVSLDEVPAGYAAMDAREALKVMVTV, encoded by the coding sequence ATGAAGGCCACGCTCATGTACGGCGCCGGTGATGTTCGCATCGAGAACGTCGCCGACCCGATCATCCAGTTCCCGACGGACGCGATCGTCCGCACCACCCGCACCTGCATCTGCGGCTCCGACCTGCACCCCTACCACTCGATGGCCGCGTCAGAGCACGGCACCTCGATGGGACACGAGCTCATCGGCGTCGTCGAGGAGATCGGCGCCGAGGTCCGGACCGTGAAGAAGGGCGACTTCGTCATCGTCCCGTTCGCATTCAGCGACAACACCTGCGTGTTCTGTCGCGAGGGCTTGCACACGGCGTGCAGAAACGGCGGCTGGTACGGCACCCCCGCCGCGGCCGGCCTGCAGGCCGAGTACGGCCGGGTTCCCCAGGCCGACGGATCTCTGGTCGTCGTGCCCGGCGTCGATCCCGACACCGTCGACGAGGGTCTGCTGGCTTCGCTGCTGACCCTGTCGGACGTGTACCTCACCGGGTACCACGCGGCTTTCATGGCGGACGTGAAGCCTGGCCAGTCGGTCACGGTGATCGGGGATGGCGCCGTGGGCCTGGGAGCAGTGCTCGCCGCGAAGCAGATGGGTGCCGAGCGGATCATCCTCATGGGCCGTCACACGGTGCGCACCGATCTCGGCATCGAGTTCGGCGCCACCGACGTCGTCGCCGAGCGCGGCGGCGAAGGCGTTGCGAAGGTTATGGACCTCACGGACGGTGAGGGCAGCCATGCTGTGCTCGAGGCGGTCGGCCACATGCCCGCATACGAGCAGGCGTACGGCATCGTCCGCCCCGGTGGTGTGATCTCGCGCGTCGGTGTGCCCCAGTACGAGAAGGCCGGGGTCGGCTTCGGCTCGCTGTTCGGCAAGAACGCGCGCCTGGCCGGCGGCCCGGCCCCGGTGCGCGCCTATCTCGAGCCCGCGATACAGCAGGTGCTCGACGGAGTCATCAACCCCGGTCTCGTCTTCGACCGCACCGTCTCGCTCGACGAGGTGCCGGCGGGCTATGCCGCGATGGATGCCCGCGAGGCGTTGAAGGTCATGGTCACCGTGTGA